In Candidatus Liberimonas magnetica, one DNA window encodes the following:
- a CDS encoding PorV/PorQ family protein: MKSCVAKTILHSIFSIAAMLLVAGVSFAGGPGTTSANFLKFGVGARPLGMGGAFGAVCDDVNALYWNPAGLANIQKYNELSFTHHELGEDMKYEFLAYAKPFRKMRGTLAFSYSKLDISGIQGYDTSGYKTSVLNANDTALQAGYGYRMMPYLMFGVSLRSITETLDTYSASAYSADLGFLSQISVGKNNSCGLAFVVQNIGTPMKFINEGSPLPLNMKIGASWKTDLLGSAFILASEFNMPSDNSSFYNLGGEFRVYDFIALRAGYQSKDDVSDSLRTGLGLRVKSVDIDYAFVSRGDFDVSQRISFTFRFGMKYDDNLIVKKIDKEFEEGEKCFKQGDMVGAYHRFKNILLVAPGHKRAQEYLAKTELKIEEVQISRNIEEHFVSGEKYFMEDNLSDAQAEFESILAVDRSHQGSKEYIVKIKAKLKAISDSLFRRGVAFYETGDYENTIREMNKVLTFDTEHEKAKEYIRLANEKIKRLEVLKKQQADEEEQRKAEKKVQAVLSQAIELYNQKKMNEALSMFKGVIEIDSKNKQAQQYITNIKKSIAADLYQRAQEFYNAKDLEKAAKYCNDALDVYPNDKESQQLLDKINPVLNKEKLAKAEEYNKKGLVAYSEGKIEAAINYWSMALNFSPNYEEAKANIKRAQKELEKKQPPKK; the protein is encoded by the coding sequence ATGAAAAGCTGTGTTGCAAAAACCATCCTCCATAGTATATTTAGCATAGCAGCCATGCTTTTGGTTGCAGGTGTTAGTTTTGCCGGCGGGCCCGGCACTACAAGCGCTAATTTCCTGAAGTTCGGCGTAGGCGCAAGGCCGCTCGGGATGGGCGGGGCGTTCGGAGCTGTTTGTGACGACGTAAATGCCCTGTACTGGAACCCTGCAGGCCTTGCGAACATACAAAAATATAATGAACTGAGCTTTACCCACCATGAATTAGGGGAAGACATGAAATACGAATTCCTTGCCTATGCAAAGCCGTTCAGGAAAATGCGCGGTACCCTGGCATTCAGTTACTCAAAACTCGATATCTCCGGGATACAGGGTTATGATACGAGCGGGTATAAAACCTCCGTTCTTAATGCAAACGATACCGCTTTACAGGCCGGATACGGATACCGCATGATGCCTTACCTTATGTTCGGGGTAAGCCTCAGGTCTATAACCGAAACCCTGGACACATATTCTGCAAGCGCCTATTCAGCCGACCTGGGCTTTCTGTCTCAAATAAGCGTCGGAAAAAATAATTCATGTGGACTTGCGTTCGTAGTGCAAAACATAGGCACACCGATGAAGTTTATTAATGAAGGCTCACCTCTGCCTTTAAACATGAAGATCGGAGCTTCCTGGAAAACAGACCTGCTGGGGAGCGCTTTTATATTAGCGAGTGAATTTAATATGCCCTCTGACAACAGCTCGTTTTATAACCTAGGAGGCGAATTCAGGGTATATGATTTTATCGCCCTCAGGGCGGGCTACCAGTCAAAAGATGACGTATCGGACTCCCTAAGGACAGGCCTGGGCCTGAGGGTCAAATCTGTAGATATAGATTATGCGTTTGTCTCAAGGGGAGACTTCGACGTAAGCCAGAGGATAAGCTTTACCTTCAGGTTCGGCATGAAGTATGACGATAACCTGATCGTAAAAAAGATTGATAAGGAGTTCGAAGAGGGGGAGAAGTGTTTTAAGCAGGGCGACATGGTTGGAGCTTATCACAGGTTCAAGAACATCCTTCTTGTAGCTCCGGGGCATAAGAGAGCGCAGGAATACCTTGCAAAAACGGAACTCAAGATCGAGGAGGTCCAGATATCCAGGAATATCGAGGAACATTTTGTGTCAGGTGAAAAATATTTTATGGAGGATAATTTGAGTGATGCCCAGGCGGAGTTTGAAAGTATACTTGCCGTAGACCGCAGCCACCAGGGTTCAAAAGAATATATTGTAAAGATAAAGGCAAAGCTTAAAGCGATAAGCGACTCTCTGTTCCGCAGGGGAGTGGCTTTTTATGAAACCGGAGATTATGAAAATACTATCAGGGAAATGAATAAGGTCTTGACTTTCGATACAGAGCATGAAAAAGCAAAAGAGTATATCAGGCTGGCTAACGAAAAGATAAAACGGCTTGAAGTCCTAAAAAAGCAGCAGGCGGATGAGGAAGAACAGCGGAAGGCCGAGAAGAAAGTGCAGGCTGTGTTAAGCCAGGCAATAGAATTGTATAATCAAAAAAAGATGAACGAAGCTTTAAGTATGTTCAAGGGCGTTATAGAGATTGATTCTAAAAACAAGCAGGCACAGCAGTATATCACGAACATCAAAAAAAGCATAGCCGCCGATCTTTACCAACGTGCCCAGGAATTTTATAATGCCAAGGACCTCGAGAAAGCAGCAAAATACTGCAACGATGCGCTGGACGTATACCCTAACGATAAAGAATCACAGCAGCTCCTTGATAAGATAAATCCGGTACTTAATAAGGAAAAGCTGGCAAAGGCTGAAGAGTACAACAAGAAGGGGCTTGTTGCCTATTCTGAAGGAAAGATAGAAGCGGCTATAAATTACTGGAGCATGGCATTGAACTTCAGCCCGAATTATGAAGAAGCAAAAGCAAATATCAAACGGGCACAGAAAGAACTTGAGAAAAAACAACCACCCAAGAAATGA
- a CDS encoding HAMP domain-containing histidine kinase, with translation MRLRTKFSLFSSTLIIIVIAGVSIFLFIAEKRLLIKEMKEKQVTMVKGFGQVSKESLISKDQISLINYVRTIKEERGVVYLVLVDSQNKIMAHSDMSLLGSAIGDSVGLKAQEPYQDIITQMYRDTKNVEIADIALPIVISNERVATARIGFSQDVLNEIIKKILDQTRNRIFGVAGVALLFGLIGSFIMSQIMTRPIKKMVEGARQIGQGKLNTVINVKSKDELGELADDLNLMANQLKELDHMKQDFVSSVTHELRSPMTSIGMNLDLFIEGSYGPLNDEQKNTLRVMRDNASRLGRFINDLLDVAKLERGKMEISPVPMAVNSAIEGPMQLAKVQADAKKIALTAEIPEGISQVYIDSDRIQQVITNLLSNAVKFTPEGGKITIKIKDTSDSFIQVSVCDTGMGIPKDQIEKVFEKFEQVKGTREQIKGPKGTGLGLAIVKALVELHGGKIWAESELKKGSSFNFTLPKYKT, from the coding sequence ATGAGGTTACGTACAAAGTTCAGCCTTTTTTCAAGCACCTTAATCATTATCGTCATAGCCGGGGTAAGCATCTTTCTGTTCATAGCGGAAAAGAGGCTTTTAATTAAAGAGATGAAAGAGAAACAGGTTACCATGGTCAAGGGGTTTGGCCAGGTAAGCAAAGAATCTTTGATCAGCAAGGACCAGATATCCCTTATTAATTATGTCAGGACCATTAAGGAAGAAAGGGGTGTCGTCTATCTGGTGCTTGTAGATTCACAGAATAAGATTATGGCTCATTCGGATATGTCCTTATTAGGTAGTGCAATAGGAGACAGTGTCGGGTTAAAAGCGCAGGAACCGTATCAGGATATAATCACCCAGATGTATAGAGACACTAAAAACGTTGAAATCGCAGATATAGCACTTCCGATAGTCATCTCTAACGAACGGGTTGCGACTGCCAGGATAGGGTTTTCCCAGGACGTGCTTAATGAGATAATAAAAAAGATACTGGACCAGACACGGAACAGGATCTTCGGCGTTGCGGGAGTCGCTCTTTTATTCGGGTTGATAGGTTCATTTATAATGTCACAGATCATGACCCGGCCTATTAAAAAAATGGTCGAGGGAGCCCGCCAGATCGGGCAGGGTAAACTTAATACCGTAATAAATGTAAAAAGTAAAGATGAATTGGGAGAGCTGGCGGATGACCTCAACCTGATGGCTAACCAGCTAAAAGAACTGGACCATATGAAACAGGACTTTGTCTCAAGCGTTACCCATGAGCTCAGGTCTCCTATGACATCTATTGGAATGAACCTTGACCTTTTTATTGAAGGTTCTTACGGCCCGCTTAACGACGAGCAAAAAAATACCTTGCGGGTTATGCGCGATAACGCATCAAGGCTCGGCAGGTTCATAAATGACCTTTTGGACGTGGCAAAGCTGGAGAGAGGGAAAATGGAGATCAGCCCGGTGCCCATGGCTGTTAACAGCGCTATCGAGGGTCCTATGCAGCTGGCTAAGGTCCAGGCCGATGCCAAAAAGATCGCCCTTACAGCAGAGATACCAGAAGGTATCTCCCAGGTTTACATAGACTCCGACCGTATCCAGCAGGTGATCACGAATTTATTAAGCAATGCCGTAAAATTCACACCTGAAGGCGGAAAGATAACCATCAAAATAAAAGATACCTCTGATTCCTTTATTCAGGTGAGTGTGTGCGATACCGGAATGGGGATCCCCAAAGACCAGATAGAGAAGGTGTTTGAAAAATTCGAGCAGGTCAAAGGCACCCGGGAACAGATCAAGGGCCCCAAAGGCACGGGCCTTGGCCTGGCTATCGTTAAGGCGCTCGTTGAACTGCACGGCGGAAAGATATGGGCGGAAAGCGAGTTGAAAAAAGGCTCAAGTTTTAATTTTACTTTGCCAAAATATAAAACTTAG
- a CDS encoding response regulator: MAQVVLVVDDDSALRFACVEALKNEGYQVLNASSGEEATNLIDKYKVDMVLTDYQMGKVSGLDVLKYAKSTHPKCEVIVMTAYATYDLAREVLRNQKGASFLCKPIQVAELRDLVRKCLQKNEIKKNIEETKDNARNIK; the protein is encoded by the coding sequence ATGGCACAGGTTGTATTGGTTGTAGATGACGATAGCGCTCTGAGGTTTGCGTGCGTTGAGGCGCTTAAAAATGAAGGATATCAGGTACTTAATGCGTCGAGCGGGGAGGAGGCGACAAACCTTATTGATAAATATAAAGTTGATATGGTGCTGACTGATTATCAAATGGGAAAAGTCAGCGGCCTGGATGTTTTAAAATATGCAAAGTCAACTCATCCTAAATGCGAAGTAATAGTTATGACGGCTTATGCAACCTATGACCTTGCCAGAGAAGTTTTGCGGAACCAGAAAGGCGCTTCTTTTCTTTGTAAACCGATACAAGTCGCTGAATTAAGAGATTTGGTCAGAAAGTGCCTGCAGAAAAATGAAATCAAGAAGAATATAGAAGAAACAAAAGATAATGCCAGAAATATAAAATAA
- a CDS encoding response regulator, whose product MDTKKPKILVVDDNDDIRAACIASLRNEGYILSQASSGEIAVRMLDMSQYDIVLTDYQMGDISGLDVLKKAKETCPECWVIMMTAFSSQELAREVLRNYEGTSFLCKPLNVAALRENIKLCLDRKNSKQIFKDAKNIIKDVKADSKQQL is encoded by the coding sequence ATGGATACCAAAAAGCCGAAAATATTGGTTGTTGATGATAACGATGACATACGTGCGGCATGTATCGCTTCCCTGAGAAATGAAGGTTATATATTGTCGCAGGCTTCAAGCGGCGAGATAGCTGTTAGGATGCTGGATATGTCTCAATATGACATCGTATTGACTGATTATCAAATGGGGGATATCAGCGGGCTGGATGTCTTAAAGAAAGCAAAAGAAACCTGTCCGGAATGTTGGGTCATTATGATGACGGCTTTTTCCAGCCAGGAGCTTGCCAGGGAAGTTTTACGTAACTATGAAGGCACTTCATTCTTATGCAAACCTCTTAACGTTGCTGCTTTGAGAGAAAATATTAAGTTATGCCTTGATAGAAAAAATTCAAAACAAATTTTTAAGGATGCCAAAAATATAATAAAGGACGTAAAAGCAGATTCCAAACAACAGCTCTAG
- a CDS encoding DUF2723 domain-containing protein → MPLLIFFSSFLLYLSTLAPSITVGDSGEFCASSVILGLPHSPGYPLYCLLGKVFTLLIPFGSFAFRLNLMSAFFGSVCLVILYIVLLELGKNYRPALAGGLIPEDNKKEKIIALFSVLYLGVSSAFWHSAIQSEVFTLNALFVAMLFYSFIKEKYYLCAYIFGLGLGNHHTLIFLGPLFIIALKQSRSFNIKTLALFTLFFFIGFSVYLYLPVRSAKNPALDWGHPETLHNLWRVISRADYGSLSLSVGEKLPRNLVTVFQQLLRFFKVLSGEFTYAGVFLGIFGWVIAVKNRYGYSKTLLFLSLLTGPGFILLSNMQFDSQSEGILERFYLIVNIFWMFPIMWSLDYIMMEVYYLLNRGKGNDLTQSLVISRKWVYSFASLIFICLIYFAANSYSSSNWRDYYLAYDYGRNIQRTLPKNAVFFMDGGDDTFYSMAYLSFANRQRQDLELHDRGGLVFKSIYGTDFRSLTKQDKELRRNKVEQEFYLNRNIYYSTFNRDVLPGVKLVADGMLYRPLVSPPKYKVVTAEPVGKDSWPMYSLRGIYGRKYYDYRSNALAPVYPYFEAFRSKDKLMLWKYIYNRWAYVLWVKDNIRYEIINYAFQTFERNLLEESENMYKAVLSLFPDEVSAFVNLGVIAEKKRDFAGSKEWYRKALDMNPKNMDALYNLAVLYWKEENWSEVVKNLKRMLEVKPDDQRARYYLPLAIAKMNKNEMQQRNR, encoded by the coding sequence ATGCCTCTATTAATATTTTTCTCAAGTTTTTTATTATATCTCTCTACGCTTGCGCCGAGCATTACTGTAGGGGATTCGGGCGAATTCTGCGCTTCAAGCGTAATATTAGGCCTGCCTCACAGCCCGGGCTACCCTCTCTACTGCCTCTTAGGCAAGGTATTTACCCTCCTTATCCCGTTCGGCAGTTTTGCGTTCAGGCTAAATCTAATGAGCGCTTTCTTTGGTTCGGTTTGTCTCGTCATCTTATACATAGTTTTACTGGAGCTCGGTAAAAACTACAGGCCTGCCCTGGCGGGCGGTTTGATCCCTGAAGACAATAAAAAGGAAAAGATAATAGCTCTTTTTAGCGTGCTTTACCTCGGGGTTTCAAGCGCTTTCTGGCATTCAGCCATACAGTCTGAAGTATTTACTTTGAACGCCTTATTCGTTGCCATGCTTTTCTACTCGTTCATAAAAGAAAAGTATTACCTTTGTGCCTATATTTTCGGCCTGGGTTTAGGGAACCATCATACCTTGATATTCCTCGGCCCGCTTTTTATAATCGCTTTAAAACAGAGCCGTTCGTTCAACATAAAGACATTAGCGCTGTTCACCTTGTTCTTCTTTATAGGTTTCAGCGTTTATCTTTACCTGCCGGTAAGGTCTGCCAAAAACCCTGCCCTGGATTGGGGTCACCCGGAGACTTTGCATAACCTCTGGCGCGTGATCTCAAGGGCTGATTACGGGAGCCTTTCGTTAAGCGTCGGAGAAAAACTGCCGCGCAACCTGGTAACGGTTTTTCAGCAGCTGCTCAGGTTTTTTAAGGTTTTGTCCGGAGAGTTCACTTATGCCGGGGTTTTCCTGGGTATCTTCGGGTGGGTCATTGCCGTAAAAAACAGGTATGGTTACTCAAAAACACTGCTTTTCCTGTCCTTGTTGACAGGTCCCGGGTTTATCCTTCTTTCAAATATGCAGTTTGACAGCCAGTCGGAAGGGATACTTGAAAGGTTTTATCTGATAGTGAATATATTCTGGATGTTCCCGATAATGTGGTCTTTGGATTATATAATGATGGAAGTTTATTACCTTCTCAACAGAGGCAAAGGCAACGACCTGACGCAGTCTCTTGTCATAAGCAGGAAATGGGTCTATTCGTTTGCATCTTTGATATTTATTTGTTTAATATATTTTGCAGCAAACAGCTATTCTTCATCGAACTGGAGGGACTATTATTTAGCTTATGATTACGGCCGTAATATTCAAAGAACACTGCCGAAAAACGCCGTTTTTTTCATGGACGGCGGGGACGATACGTTTTACAGTATGGCCTACTTGAGTTTTGCCAACAGGCAACGGCAGGATCTAGAGCTCCATGACAGGGGCGGGCTTGTATTTAAAAGCATCTACGGTACAGATTTCAGGAGTTTAACCAAACAAGATAAGGAGCTCCGGCGGAATAAAGTCGAACAGGAATTTTATCTGAACAGAAATATTTACTATTCGACCTTTAACAGGGATGTCCTTCCGGGCGTAAAACTTGTTGCCGACGGGATGCTTTACAGGCCGCTGGTCTCTCCCCCGAAATATAAAGTCGTTACTGCAGAGCCGGTCGGAAAGGATTCCTGGCCAATGTATTCTTTAAGAGGTATTTACGGCCGGAAATATTATGATTACAGGAGCAATGCCCTTGCGCCTGTATACCCGTATTTTGAGGCTTTTCGGAGTAAAGATAAACTTATGCTTTGGAAGTATATTTATAACAGGTGGGCTTATGTATTGTGGGTCAAAGACAACATAAGGTATGAAATAATAAACTATGCTTTCCAGACCTTTGAAAGGAATCTCCTGGAGGAGTCGGAAAATATGTATAAAGCCGTCCTTTCCCTTTTCCCGGATGAGGTCTCTGCTTTTGTAAATTTAGGCGTGATAGCAGAAAAAAAGAGGGATTTCGCCGGGTCAAAAGAGTGGTATAGGAAGGCATTAGATATGAACCCGAAAAATATGGATGCTTTATATAACCTTGCAGTGCTTTACTGGAAGGAAGAAAACTGGAGCGAGGTCGTTAAGAACCTTAAACGGATGCTTGAAGTAAAGCCGGACGATCAAAGGGCCAGGTATTACCTGCCGTTAGCCATTGCTAAAATGAATAAGAATGAAATGCAGCAGAGAAATAGATAA
- a CDS encoding S8 family serine peptidase, with amino-acid sequence MSILAPADSTGAFAVGAVDYKNYTTGPQESFSSQGPTNDGRIKPDIAAPDGVDTFSYGAGSSFGTSFAAPHVAGAACLLLSFNSKLKPGDLEKNLQTNAIDMGSAGKDNIYGYGRLNLPPTAPSGVIAKALSTTQISWQWSTGTFTNSNITGYNVYDAVSGLKKQKILSVNTSYWIEADLSTNTYYSRNITAFSDTSESDPNGVSRYTLTYAPFNLVVSTFGMHNINLAWSGEMNSYFIIDRSTDNLNRTVILSTSAQVTGTTYTDKNLLPATSYYYRIFAANGDGLAAKNHAAVSQKTRSFPSSITILTSTSTAAQEQKITRPGLGDIKVQVPPGGISLNGYIVIDTNAQNYPNEISKSDLDNAEAKLTARKSKLINNSVIRLGLYSLDGSTVTANFLKPFKLIISYPDPGNTGRVDNTTFHNEAGFLKIVTLNKNTLLWEEVPGSALDTVKKNVSADISHFSIYALAIVLSAGSDLSEVLVYPNPYVPGDTSGHGDSAMGKGVVFEKLTGKAVLKIFNIAGELVKEVKESDIDSSGIYIWDTKNSDGAAAASGVYIYFITNPDDATQKKAGKFSIIK; translated from the coding sequence ATGAGCATACTTGCTCCCGCGGATTCTACAGGCGCTTTTGCCGTAGGCGCTGTCGATTACAAAAACTATACGACAGGTCCCCAGGAAAGTTTCAGCTCCCAGGGGCCTACCAATGACGGAAGAATAAAACCCGATATTGCTGCGCCTGACGGTGTCGATACATTCTCGTACGGAGCTGGAAGCTCTTTCGGTACATCTTTTGCTGCCCCTCATGTGGCCGGTGCTGCCTGCCTGTTATTGTCTTTTAACAGCAAGCTTAAGCCGGGTGACCTGGAAAAAAATCTGCAGACAAATGCTATCGATATGGGCAGTGCAGGCAAAGATAACATTTACGGGTACGGGAGGCTTAACCTGCCTCCGACCGCCCCGTCAGGGGTAATTGCAAAGGCATTATCTACGACACAAATAAGCTGGCAATGGTCCACAGGCACATTTACAAATTCAAATATAACAGGCTATAACGTTTATGATGCGGTGTCCGGGCTTAAGAAACAAAAGATATTATCCGTGAATACAAGTTATTGGATAGAGGCGGACCTAAGCACAAATACATACTATTCAAGGAATATAACGGCTTTTTCGGACACTTCGGAAAGCGATCCGAACGGCGTTTCCAGGTACACGCTTACTTATGCGCCGTTTAACCTTGTAGTCAGCACTTTTGGGATGCATAATATAAACCTTGCCTGGTCCGGGGAAATGAACAGTTATTTCATTATAGACAGATCAACAGATAATTTAAACCGGACTGTTATCTTAAGCACAAGCGCCCAGGTGACAGGCACGACTTATACGGATAAAAACCTGTTGCCAGCAACATCCTACTATTACAGGATTTTTGCGGCTAACGGCGATGGCCTAGCGGCCAAAAACCATGCGGCAGTTTCACAGAAAACCCGGAGCTTTCCTTCAAGCATAACTATTTTGACCTCGACTTCAACGGCTGCACAGGAACAAAAAATAACAAGACCGGGCCTTGGAGACATCAAGGTCCAGGTCCCTCCAGGGGGGATAAGTTTGAACGGGTATATAGTTATCGATACTAACGCACAAAATTATCCGAACGAAATAAGTAAAAGCGACCTTGATAACGCCGAAGCAAAATTAACCGCCAGAAAAAGCAAGCTCATAAATAATTCTGTAATAAGGCTCGGCCTTTACAGTCTGGACGGCTCAACAGTAACGGCGAATTTTTTGAAACCTTTCAAACTTATAATCTCTTATCCGGATCCAGGCAATACCGGAAGGGTTGATAACACAACGTTCCATAATGAAGCCGGTTTTCTTAAAATCGTAACCTTAAATAAAAACACGCTGCTGTGGGAAGAGGTGCCGGGGTCGGCCCTGGACACGGTAAAGAAGAACGTCTCGGCAGATATCAGCCATTTTTCGATCTATGCTTTAGCGATAGTGTTAAGTGCCGGCAGTGACCTGTCTGAAGTCTTAGTATACCCGAATCCCTACGTGCCCGGTGACACCTCAGGCCACGGGGATTCAGCCATGGGAAAAGGAGTGGTTTTTGAGAAGTTGACCGGCAAGGCGGTCCTTAAGATATTCAATATCGCAGGGGAACTTGTCAAAGAAGTAAAAGAAAGCGATATTGACTCAAGCGGTATCTATATCTGGGACACTAAAAACAGCGATGGTGCAGCCGCAGCCTCGGGAGTATATATTTATTTCATTACAAATCCGGACGACGCCACACAAAAAAAGGCCGGTAAGTTTTCTATAATAAAGTAG
- a CDS encoding DUF2723 domain-containing protein produces MKHIAAFLIFSITFGVLVYTTVPALTEDDSGELSATVNCLGICHSPGYPLYSLAGKILVTAMPFGNRVYCVNILSSLFIAVCAAVLFFAALELSSDILISIIIALLFSFSGLVWAMGNTTEVYGLAAFMTSLICLVMFKKIRPVSYILVFYFLGIGVLAHYTVGLLIAGIFLWFFLNYIHGVNPGFKGHIKTLRYYFPNIILFGVLGFSLVLFILIRAKAQPVFSWEDPQTLKRFWQVVARLRYGTMSLAQGGAPPLALPVIYNKIYFFFKVVIENFTVIGLLLFLYGGFLCLKDKTRGWPLILLLLGSGPGFLILANVTLDPGSESLLKRFFFLPFIFLVLMITKALKSMPKTFSRLSLALPLFLLYSNFPDYNTRNNYIFYDYAKNMINTVPKNTILFSDRADEMEFSIGYLNISKGLRPDIRFIDCNAGITKSIYGDGYYMIWGKPRLKIREDTEKSIIAASKRPVFYATFEPAMINIPRYQQGLLFRAKPASDPKERFPYHEIYYLRRPENMDRREHDLLLSYYDLLGRYYLAIGDTANADRFFKGVSAYDDKGTWNTATGFLFHSKGLLDLAEKYYTISVARGAANLETLINLGAVYESKGEIKKAKYIYAKILENSPENVQTHYNLAVLYWKEADWRKVVSELETVLKLDPNHSEARKYLQFARQK; encoded by the coding sequence ATGAAACACATCGCTGCTTTCCTTATATTCTCGATAACTTTCGGTGTACTGGTTTACACGACTGTGCCTGCCCTTACAGAAGACGATTCGGGCGAACTCTCGGCCACTGTGAACTGCCTGGGGATCTGTCATTCACCCGGCTATCCGCTGTACAGCCTGGCAGGAAAGATATTGGTTACAGCGATGCCGTTCGGTAACAGAGTGTATTGTGTCAATATTTTATCTTCGTTATTTATTGCTGTCTGTGCTGCGGTCTTGTTTTTTGCTGCTTTGGAGTTGAGCAGCGATATTTTAATATCAATTATAATTGCCCTCTTGTTTTCTTTTTCAGGTCTTGTCTGGGCAATGGGGAATACAACAGAAGTGTACGGGCTTGCGGCTTTTATGACCAGCCTGATATGCCTGGTCATGTTCAAAAAGATAAGGCCTGTTTCCTATATTTTGGTATTTTACTTCCTCGGTATCGGAGTATTGGCGCATTATACGGTCGGGCTTCTTATAGCAGGGATATTTCTTTGGTTCTTTTTAAATTATATCCACGGTGTTAACCCGGGTTTTAAAGGGCATATAAAAACCCTCAGGTATTATTTTCCGAATATCATTTTATTCGGAGTTCTCGGTTTTTCCCTGGTCTTATTTATTTTAATAAGGGCAAAAGCTCAGCCTGTGTTCAGCTGGGAAGACCCACAGACATTAAAACGTTTCTGGCAGGTGGTTGCACGGCTCCGCTACGGGACTATGTCCCTTGCTCAGGGAGGCGCTCCTCCGCTTGCCCTGCCCGTTATTTATAATAAAATATATTTTTTCTTTAAAGTTGTAATAGAGAATTTCACGGTCATCGGCCTGCTTCTTTTTCTATACGGCGGATTTTTGTGTTTAAAAGATAAAACAAGAGGCTGGCCGCTTATCCTTCTTTTACTCGGAAGCGGCCCGGGGTTTTTGATACTTGCAAATGTTACTCTGGACCCGGGTTCTGAATCGCTCCTTAAAAGGTTTTTCTTTCTTCCGTTCATTTTCCTTGTCCTCATGATCACAAAAGCGTTGAAAAGCATGCCTAAAACCTTTTCAAGGCTTTCGCTGGCCCTTCCGCTTTTTCTTTTGTACAGCAATTTTCCGGATTATAACACCCGCAACAATTATATTTTTTATGATTATGCAAAAAACATGATCAATACTGTCCCTAAAAACACTATCCTCTTCTCTGACAGGGCAGACGAGATGGAGTTTTCAATCGGCTACCTTAATATTTCTAAAGGCTTAAGGCCGGATATAAGGTTCATAGACTGCAATGCCGGTATCACAAAGAGCATATACGGAGACGGGTATTACATGATATGGGGAAAACCAAGGCTGAAAATAAGGGAGGATACTGAGAAAAGTATAATAGCAGCCTCTAAGCGGCCTGTGTTTTATGCTACGTTCGAGCCTGCGATGATAAATATTCCCAGGTATCAGCAGGGGCTGTTGTTTCGGGCGAAACCCGCCTCAGACCCCAAAGAAAGGTTTCCCTATCACGAAATTTATTACTTGAGACGGCCGGAAAATATGGATAGAAGAGAGCACGACTTATTGCTGTCCTATTATGATCTTCTCGGTAGGTACTACCTGGCTATCGGCGATACTGCGAATGCGGACAGGTTCTTTAAGGGGGTTTCTGCCTATGACGATAAAGGAACTTGGAACACGGCCACAGGGTTCTTGTTCCACTCCAAAGGCCTGCTCGACCTGGCCGAGAAATATTACACTATCTCCGTTGCCAGGGGAGCAGCGAACCTGGAAACTTTAATTAACCTCGGAGCGGTGTATGAGTCCAAGGGGGAAATAAAAAAAGCAAAATATATATACGCCAAAATACTGGAAAATAGCCCGGAGAATGTTCAGACACATTATAACCTGGCTGTCCTTTACTGGAAAGAGGCAGACTGGAGAAAGGTTGTTTCCGAGCTTGAAACCGTATTGAAGCTGGACCCGAACCATTCTGAAGCAAGGAAATACCTGCAGTTTGCGCGGCAAAAGTAG